In Salvelinus sp. IW2-2015 linkage group LG23, ASM291031v2, whole genome shotgun sequence, a genomic segment contains:
- the LOC111950234 gene encoding seipin-like has protein sequence MGGVTGPVFLWLQVVLGVTLHRARRTLLQAAILFCVLALLVWVAVFLYGSFYYSYMPTVSFSTPVHYHYSSDCDATNSVLCSFPVANISLLKNGKDQVMIYGQPYRISLELEMPESLVNKQLGMFMIKMSCYTNDDQTVAAVVRSAMLHYRSGLLQTLNTLLFSPLLLTGMTEQKQLVEVELFSDYKANSYQPTVGAVIEIQSRRVQVYSAQLRIHAFFTGIRYLLYNFPVMSAVIGVASNFAFLSVIVLFGYLQFIWGGLWPPEQVRVMMGDTTRMQWRREEARKRMSFSQTKIPQKDNDHVAEQLEEPRQEASVIQKGR, from the exons ATGGGTGGTGTAACGGGACCAGTTTTCCTGTGGCTGCAAGTTGTGTTGGGGGTAACTCTCCACAGAGCCCGTCGGACTTTACTGCAGGCTGCCATCCTCTTCTGCGTTTTAGCGCTGCTGGTCTGGGTGGCCGTCTTCCTCTATGGTAGCTTCTACTACTCCTATATGCCCACCGTCAGCTTCTCTACACCAGTGCACTACCACTACAG TTCCGACTGTGATGCTACCAATTCAGTCCTCTGCTCTTTCCCTGTGGCTAACATCTCACTGCTGAAGAATGGCAAAGACCAG GTTATGATCTATGGTCAGCCATATCGAATCTCTTTAGAGCTGGAAATGCCTGAGTCGCTTGTCAACAAACAGCTTGGCATGTTCATGATTAAGATGTCTTGCTACACCAACGATGACCAGACAGTTGCAGCTGTGGTGCGCTCT GCTATGCTGCACTACCGCTCTGGTCTTCTGCAGACCTTGaatactctactgttctctcctctcctgctgactGGGATGACGGAGCAGAAGCAGCTCGTTGAGGTTGAGCTCTTCTCAGACTACAAGGCCAATTCT TATCAACCCACTGTTGGCGCTGTCATTGAGATTCAGTCTCGGCGGGTGCAGGTCTATTCAGCTCAGCTCAGGATCCATGCTTTCTTCACTGGCATCAG ATACCTCCTGTACAATTTCCCGGTGATGTCTGCAGTGATAGGTGTGGCCAGCAACTTTGCCTTCCTCAGTGTCATTGTGCTCTTTGGATACCTGCAGTTTATATGGGGGGGACTTTGGCCTCCCGAGCAGGTCAGG GTTATGATGGGAGACACGACTCGCATGcagtggagaagagaagaggctcGGAAGCGCATGTCCTTCTCACAAA CTAAAATTCCTCAGAAAGACAATGATCATGTTGCTGAGCAGTTGGAAGAACCTAGACAAGAAGCATCAGTAATACAGAAAG